Proteins co-encoded in one Astyanax mexicanus isolate ESR-SI-001 chromosome 1, AstMex3_surface, whole genome shotgun sequence genomic window:
- the LOC103046881 gene encoding insulinoma-associated protein 1a, with amino-acid sequence MPKGFLVKRSKRTGPASYRVREEEIPTQDLPQRAPALPTDFHNFAQKTPARCCYSGLPEFSFYAPSLSPTRPDSEGYPSQHPVHQQPELFPEPLLGSFAINGSPVSPSLPETTADPASTFSEPPTSSVATKKRAAPDNQVSTSSKKQRKSSGSSSSTQERRSTTRDEVTTSPVLGLRIKEEEPEEVPKRSFGSSGALGEFMCQLCKERYPDPLSLAHHKCSRIVRVEYRCDECDKAFSCPANLASHRRWHKPKGAAGLSDAESRLSPQPQPQQSSPPSEDDTPFGCPQCSKRFRRQAYLRKHLALHGRKAASANQAPSPGLSAAEPRLPTPERPLELSTRGSAAETARAPAVFPCRFCGEHFFSSPGLTRHINQHHPTESRQIILLTHTA; translated from the coding sequence ATGCCAAAGGGGTTCCTAGTAAAACGCTCCAAGAGGACCGGACCGGCTTCATACCGGGTGCGGGAGGAGGAAATCCCAACGCAGGACCTTCCACAAAGAGCTCCAGCTCTTCCAACAGACTTCCACAACTTTGCTCAAAAGACTCCAGCCAGGTGCTGCTACAGTGGTCTTCCAGAGTTCTCCTTCTACGCCCCCTCTCTGAGTCCAACCCGTCCAGACAGCGAGGGCTACCCCAGCCAGCATCCTGTCCACCAACAGCCAGAGCTTTTCCCAGAACCTCTTCTCGGCAGCTTCGCCATCAATGGCTCTCCAGTATCTCCATCACTTCCAGAGACCACTGCGGACCCTGCTTCAACTTTCAGCGAGCCACCAACTTCATCAGTGGCCACCAAAAAACGAGCTGCCCCAGACAACCAGGTGAGCACATCATCCAAGAAGCAGCGCAAGTCCTCCGGCTCCTCATCATCCACCCAGGAGAGAAGGTCAACCACGCGGGACGAGGTGACCACATCCCCCGTGTTGGGGCTTCGCATCAAGGAGGAGGAACCTGAGGAGGTACCCAAGCGGAGTTTTGGCTCCAGCGGTGCTCTGGGGGAGTTCATGTGCCAACTGTGCAAGGAGAGATACCCGGACCCCCTCAGCCTGGCGCACCACAAGTGTTCCCGCATCGTGCGTGTCGAGTACCGCTGCGACGAGTGCGACAAGGCCTTCAGCTGCCCGGCCAACCTCGCCTCGCACCGCCGCTGGCACAAGCCAAAGGGCGCCGCCGGCCTGAGCGACGCGGAGAGCCGGCTGAGCCCGCAGCCACAGCCGCAGCAGAGCTCTCCTCCCTCCGAGGACGACACTCCCTTCGGCTGCCCGCAGTGCTCCAAGCGGTTCCGCCGCCAAGCCTACCTGAGGAAGCACCTGGCCCTCCACGGCCGCAAGGCTGCCAGCGCCAATCAGGCACCGTCCCCCGGTCTCAGCGCCGCGGAGCCGCGTCTACCCACCCCTGAGCGCCCTTTAGAACTTTCCACCAGAGGCTCAGCCGCGGAGACAGCGAGGGCTCCAGCCGTGTTCCCGTGCCGCTTCTGCGGGGAACACTTCTTCTCCTCGCCGGGACTGACCCGACACATCAACCAGCACCACCCAACAGAGAGCAGGCAGATcatcttactcacacacacagcctga